From a single Arachis hypogaea cultivar Tifrunner chromosome 3, arahy.Tifrunner.gnm2.J5K5, whole genome shotgun sequence genomic region:
- the LOC112735614 gene encoding uncharacterized protein, whose product MSLDYHVISAFIMPMVRADSSVCIKVQLYATKAHFGFRPTYRRVWLVKQKAVAQIYGGWDESYNELLRWVLGVQLTLPGSVAVLRTSPVRVGGQVDDSQAYFHRLFWTFPPCIEAFRHCKPLVSIDGTHLYGKYGTRSIWCHSMTAKYISAVTNLHNVVCRGSNISGCTT is encoded by the coding sequence ATGAGTCTTGATTATCATGTGATATCGGCCTTCATCATGCCAATGGTAAGAGCTGATTCATCCGTCTGCATCAAGGTACAGCTGTATGCGACAAAGGCACATTTCGGGTTTAGGCCGACTTATAGAAGGGTTTGGTTGGTTAAGCAGAAGGCCGTGGCACAGATTTACGGAGGttgggatgagtcatacaacgaACTATTGCGGTGGGTATTAGGTGTACAACTGACATTGCCTGGTAGTGTTGCGGTGTTGAGGACAAGTCCTGTTCGAGTGGGGGGGCAGGTGGACGACTCGCAAGCCTATTTTCACCGGCTTTTCTGGACGTTCCCACCGTGTATTGAGGCATTCCGGCATTGCAAGCCGTTGGTGAGTATTGACGGGACCCATTTGTACGGTAAATACGGGACTCGATCTATCTGGTGCCACTCTATGACAGCAAAATATATCAGTGCTGTCACAAACCTCCATAACGTTGTATGCCGAGGCTCCAATATCTCCGGATGCACAACCTGA
- the LOC140183653 gene encoding protein MAIN-LIKE 1-like, whose product MFHMSFGECAITLQDVAYQLGLPIDGHYVSSCLTDFQTYIESGRPAWMWFEELLGALPPANQIQKFAVQETFGELPEGADEPTVRRYAHTYIMMLLGTQLFADKSGNRIHIRWLSYIAMLEDMGGYSWGSAALSWLYRCMCRTVNRHVVKLAGPWSGHNLTASEKGPRVAMWRLRIDLLQAGDLP is encoded by the exons ATGTTTCATATGTCGTTCGGAGAGTGCGCCATTACACTAcaggacgtggcgtaccagtTAGGATTGCCGATCGATGGACATTATGTTAGTAGTTGCCTGACAGATTTTCAAACGTACATCGAGAGTGGTCGGCCAGCTTGGATGTGGTTCGAGGAACTACTGGGTGCATTACCTCCTGCGAACCAAATCCAGAAGTTTGCAGTCCAGGAGACATTTGGAGAGCTTCCTGAGGGAGCCGATGAGCCCACTGTTAGGAGGTATGCCCATACCTATATCATGATGCTATTAGGGACTCAGTTATTTGCCGATAAGTCTGGCAATCGCATTCACATTAGGTGGCTCTCATACATAGCTATGCTTGAGGACATGGGTGGGTACAGCTGGGGATCAGCTGCTCTCTCGTGGTTATATCGGTGCATGTGCCGCACGGTGAACAGACACGTGGTGAAGTTAGCCGGACC GTGGTCAGGTCACAATCTTACAGCGAGCGAGAAGGGACCTCGAGTTGCGATGTGGAGGCTTAGGATAGATCTCTTACAGGCTGGGGAT CTCCCATGA